One genomic segment of [Phormidium] sp. ETS-05 includes these proteins:
- a CDS encoding GrpB family protein has protein sequence MKRVAVVPHDPQWADAFAVESQQIADALGENVVAIHHIGSTAIPMIYAKPIIDLLVEVKDINQVNQQNSTLESLGYEVMGEFGIPGRRYFRKNNPAGMRTHHVHIFEVGSPQVERHLNFRDYMIAHPEAAQKYSDLKQELGQKYPNDIEKYMDGKDGFIQEIDQKAARWRLGQMTP, from the coding sequence ATGAAAAGAGTGGCAGTTGTGCCCCATGACCCACAATGGGCAGATGCTTTTGCAGTAGAATCACAGCAGATTGCCGATGCACTGGGGGAAAATGTGGTGGCGATTCACCATATTGGCAGTACCGCCATCCCCATGATTTATGCTAAACCGATTATCGATTTGTTAGTGGAAGTCAAGGATATCAATCAAGTTAACCAGCAAAATTCTACTCTGGAGTCTCTGGGTTATGAAGTAATGGGAGAGTTTGGGATTCCGGGGCGGCGATACTTTCGCAAAAATAATCCAGCCGGGATGAGAACTCATCACGTGCATATCTTTGAAGTAGGTTCGCCACAGGTAGAACGGCACTTAAATTTTCGGGATTACATGATTGCTCATCCTGAAGCTGCCCAAAAATATAGCGATTTAAAGCAAGAGCTAGGGCAAAAATATCCCAATGATATTGAAAAATATATGGATGGGAAAGATGGATTTATCCAGGAAATTGACCAGAAAGCTGCACGGTGGCGCTTGGGGCAAATGACTCCCTAG
- a CDS encoding phosphonate ABC transporter ATP-binding protein, giving the protein MAETIFELQGVSVKFGSFTALEDINLRIEPGERVALVGASGAGKSTLLSLLNGTVVPTVGEVRVLGRDLARLGGKSRRLVQRQVGMVYQQLHLVDNLRVIHNVNAGNLGRWPLWKAAASLVWPLEVTQAAAALERVGIGEKLYARTDELSGGQQQRVAIARVLVQDPAAMLADEPISSLDPERSREVMDLLRSLCQTTGKTMVASLHAIGFARSHCQRIIGLRHGRLLFDVAAADVTPEMVTELYQIG; this is encoded by the coding sequence GTGGCGGAGACGATTTTTGAGCTGCAGGGAGTAAGTGTCAAATTTGGCAGTTTTACGGCTCTGGAGGATATTAATTTGCGCATTGAGCCGGGGGAGCGGGTGGCTTTGGTGGGAGCTTCCGGGGCGGGGAAAAGCACTTTGTTAAGTTTGCTTAATGGGACTGTGGTGCCCACGGTGGGGGAGGTGCGGGTTTTGGGGCGAGATTTGGCGCGTTTGGGGGGGAAGTCCCGGCGACTGGTGCAGCGGCAGGTGGGGATGGTGTATCAGCAACTGCATTTAGTGGATAATTTGCGGGTGATTCATAATGTGAATGCGGGGAATTTGGGGCGGTGGCCTTTGTGGAAGGCGGCGGCGTCTCTGGTGTGGCCGTTGGAGGTGACTCAGGCGGCGGCGGCTCTGGAGCGGGTGGGTATTGGGGAGAAGTTGTATGCTAGGACCGATGAGCTGTCGGGGGGACAGCAGCAGCGAGTGGCGATCGCCCGGGTGTTGGTGCAAGACCCAGCAGCCATGTTAGCCGATGAGCCCATTTCCAGTTTAGACCCAGAACGTAGCCGCGAGGTAATGGACTTGTTGCGCTCATTGTGCCAAACCACGGGTAAAACAATGGTGGCGAGTTTACACGCGATCGGCTTTGCTCGCAGTCACTGCCAGCGGATTATTGGTTTGCGTCATGGGCGCCTATTATTCGACGTTGCCGCCGCCGATGTCACCCCAGAAATGGTAACAGAATTATATCAGATTGGGTGA
- a CDS encoding TldD/PmbA family protein has product MMNIEELANRAKDAAQKLGIGKFDIYGSTVDENSVQVDGGKPKQVKASQRSGVTVRVWNEQQTMGIATTTDVNPKGIELALETARNASLFGVKEYVPDFSPEATAPIAHIPTDKTPQVPVAQLIETLIDAEKDLLDRHNAIVSIPYNGLAQRDSDSFYINSAGAARFEGGSYASIYLYTKTEQEGKKPRSAGAIRLSHSLEKLDIPGCIQEAATKTISHLDYEKIKSGKYTVVFSGEAFLSLLGAFSNIFNAQNILDKQSLSTPESLGTQIASPLLSVWDDALHPENVGISAFDQEGTPTRRLPIINDGILTNFLHSAGTAKRMNAKPTGHANIGAKVTVSPNFYHVLPGVAASQQLSLDTADNVIYIDDVSALHAGVKSLQGSFSLPFDGWLVRQGEKISIDSATVAGDFLQLLKSIIFVESELQVTPNGLCPRIWVEGLSITGE; this is encoded by the coding sequence ATGATGAATATTGAGGAATTGGCAAATCGGGCTAAGGATGCAGCGCAAAAGCTGGGGATAGGGAAGTTTGATATCTACGGCTCGACGGTGGATGAAAATAGTGTCCAAGTGGATGGAGGTAAGCCGAAACAGGTTAAGGCTTCCCAGCGATCGGGCGTGACGGTTCGCGTCTGGAACGAGCAGCAGACTATGGGTATCGCCACCACCACCGATGTCAACCCCAAAGGAATAGAGTTGGCTCTGGAAACTGCACGCAACGCTAGTTTATTTGGCGTTAAGGAATATGTCCCGGATTTTAGCCCCGAGGCTACAGCTCCCATTGCGCATATCCCCACGGATAAAACGCCCCAAGTACCTGTAGCGCAGTTGATTGAAACTTTGATTGATGCGGAAAAGGATTTGCTCGATCGTCACAACGCGATCGTCAGCATCCCCTACAACGGCTTAGCTCAGCGCGACTCAGACAGTTTCTACATCAACAGCGCCGGAGCCGCTCGTTTTGAAGGTGGTTCCTACGCCTCTATCTACCTTTACACCAAAACCGAACAAGAAGGCAAAAAACCTCGCAGTGCAGGCGCCATCCGCCTTAGCCACAGTCTGGAAAAACTCGATATTCCCGGCTGCATCCAAGAAGCAGCCACCAAAACTATCAGCCACTTGGACTATGAAAAAATCAAATCCGGTAAATACACCGTGGTTTTTTCTGGTGAGGCATTTTTGAGCCTGTTGGGCGCTTTTTCCAACATCTTCAACGCCCAAAATATCCTGGACAAACAAAGTCTCTCCACCCCCGAATCCCTGGGCACTCAAATCGCCTCCCCGTTGCTTTCTGTGTGGGATGACGCCTTGCACCCGGAGAATGTGGGTATTTCCGCCTTCGACCAAGAAGGCACTCCCACCCGCCGTTTACCCATCATTAATGATGGCATTTTAACCAATTTCCTCCATAGCGCCGGAACCGCCAAGCGGATGAACGCCAAACCCACGGGACACGCCAATATCGGCGCTAAAGTCACCGTTAGCCCCAATTTTTACCATGTTTTACCAGGGGTAGCGGCGAGTCAGCAGTTGAGTTTAGATACCGCTGACAATGTGATTTATATCGATGATGTAAGCGCCCTCCACGCTGGGGTAAAATCCTTGCAGGGTTCTTTTTCTTTACCTTTTGACGGTTGGTTGGTCCGCCAAGGGGAAAAAATCAGTATCGACTCGGCGACGGTAGCAGGAGATTTTCTGCAACTGCTGAAATCGATTATTTTTGTGGAATCAGAACTGCAAGTTACTCCTAATGGTCTCTGTCCCCGCATTTGGGTAGAGGGACTTTCCATTACTGGGGAGTAA
- a CDS encoding DUF433 domain-containing protein, translating to MSWQERIAIDSEILTGKPVIKGTRLAVEFILELLAQGWSEADIMRNYPGITIEDIRACFSYASAALQAEKVYPLKA from the coding sequence ATGAGTTGGCAAGAAAGAATCGCGATCGACTCGGAAATATTGACAGGAAAACCCGTTATCAAAGGAACCCGCTTGGCGGTAGAGTTTATCCTGGAGCTGTTGGCTCAAGGTTGGTCTGAAGCGGACATTATGCGGAACTATCCCGGCATTACCATAGAGGATATTAGAGCCTGTTTTAGCTATGCCAGTGCAGCGTTACAAGCTGAGAAAGTTTATCCCTTAAAGGCATAA
- a CDS encoding TldD/PmbA family protein, with protein sequence MQTVITPIFPDISTREHTPSADRFDQSWRTSLSTLLGWGRAAGADFVEFFLERVNYINCLAEEDTITSISPRLSTGAGVRVFKGLSDCYVSTNDLSFHGLKTALEKGLSIMGLHLPRQSTIVPEINLEPLRDYAALKGKESWLANCSDMREMGEILLGGTAQINRQASHIQSRRATYFRDWQEVLVASSEGTFARDMRLTQTIACQLLCADGAYRTSIGKRQGNTGDPNFLRSWDAAAAAAELAESAGKMLYADYVESGNYPIIMANEFGGVIFHEACGHLLETTQVEQKTTPFLGKKGEKIAHENLTAWDEGLSANAFGTIDMDDEGMPVQRTLLIENGILKNFLADRTGSLRTGHPRTGSGRRQNYTFPAASRMRNTYIAAGDYTTEDLFASVDKGIYCKKMGGGSVGPTGEFNFGVDEAYLIENGKITKPLKGATLIGEAKEIMNKISMSSQDLSLAPGFCGSVSGSIYVTVGQPHIKVDSITVGGR encoded by the coding sequence ATGCAAACAGTAATAACTCCAATTTTTCCAGATATATCGACGCGGGAACACACCCCATCGGCTGATAGGTTTGACCAGTCTTGGCGCACTAGCCTATCCACTTTACTGGGATGGGGTCGGGCGGCGGGTGCTGATTTTGTAGAATTCTTCCTGGAACGGGTTAACTACATCAACTGTCTGGCGGAAGAAGATACTATCACTAGCATTTCTCCTCGCCTCTCTACTGGTGCTGGGGTGCGGGTGTTTAAGGGTTTATCTGATTGCTATGTCAGCACCAACGATTTGTCTTTTCATGGGCTGAAAACGGCTCTGGAAAAAGGACTATCTATTATGGGGCTCCATCTGCCCCGCCAAAGTACGATCGTCCCGGAAATCAACCTGGAACCTCTGCGGGATTATGCGGCTCTCAAGGGCAAAGAATCCTGGCTGGCTAATTGTAGCGATATGCGGGAAATGGGGGAAATTCTCCTGGGGGGTACTGCCCAAATTAACCGCCAAGCCTCTCACATCCAATCTCGTCGAGCTACCTATTTTCGCGACTGGCAAGAAGTGTTGGTGGCTTCCAGTGAAGGCACGTTCGCTCGCGATATGCGCCTGACTCAAACTATAGCTTGTCAGCTTTTATGTGCTGATGGTGCTTATCGTACTTCTATTGGCAAGCGCCAAGGCAATACCGGCGACCCGAACTTTTTGCGCAGTTGGGATGCGGCGGCGGCTGCAGCGGAACTGGCAGAATCGGCGGGCAAAATGCTTTATGCTGATTATGTGGAATCGGGCAATTATCCGATTATCATGGCTAATGAATTTGGCGGCGTGATTTTCCATGAAGCCTGCGGCCATTTGCTGGAAACTACCCAAGTGGAACAGAAAACTACGCCTTTTCTGGGGAAGAAAGGGGAGAAAATCGCTCACGAAAATCTCACGGCTTGGGATGAGGGTCTATCGGCTAATGCTTTCGGCACGATCGACATGGACGATGAGGGAATGCCTGTGCAGCGGACTTTGCTGATTGAAAATGGCATTCTGAAAAACTTCCTGGCCGATCGTACTGGCTCCCTGCGCACCGGACACCCCCGCACTGGTAGCGGACGCCGCCAAAATTACACTTTCCCCGCCGCCTCCCGGATGCGCAATACCTACATCGCTGCTGGCGATTATACCACTGAAGATTTATTCGCCTCTGTGGATAAGGGCATTTACTGCAAAAAAATGGGCGGTGGTAGCGTCGGACCGACGGGCGAGTTTAATTTCGGCGTCGATGAAGCCTATCTCATAGAAAATGGTAAAATCACCAAACCCCTGAAAGGGGCAACTCTCATCGGCGAGGCTAAGGAAATTATGAATAAGATTTCCATGTCTTCCCAAGATTTGAGTTTAGCTCCCGGCTTCTGCGGTTCCGTCAGTGGCAGCATCTATGTCACCGTCGGACAACCCCACATCAAGGTAGATTCTATTACCGTGGGTGGCAGGTAA
- a CDS encoding DUF433 domain-containing protein, whose product MNEKQLLERITVNPKIFKGKPIIRGRRLAVEHILGMLAAGDTPETILAGYPWLELEDIQACLLYAYKLVSHELGQKTQETIGLSPQLTT is encoded by the coding sequence ATGAACGAAAAACAACTGTTAGAACGAATCACGGTAAATCCAAAAATCTTTAAGGGCAAACCGATTATTCGTGGGCGGCGGCTGGCAGTGGAACATATTTTGGGGATGTTAGCGGCTGGGGATACACCTGAGACTATTTTGGCTGGTTATCCCTGGCTAGAACTGGAAGATATCCAGGCTTGTTTGCTGTATGCTTACAAACTGGTTAGCCATGAGCTTGGTCAGAAGACCCAGGAGACGATCGGATTATCGCCACAGCTTACAACCTAG
- a CDS encoding DUF433 domain-containing protein, whose protein sequence is MERVSTEYIEITPGVLGGKPRIAGHRIAVAHIAEMYLKMGQSIEEIAGKYDLSPASVHAAMAYYYEHREEIDRRTVAGEEFVEELKRNMPPSPLEAKLRAIRGK, encoded by the coding sequence ATGGAACGGGTGAGTACAGAATATATAGAAATCACTCCCGGAGTGCTAGGGGGTAAGCCGCGCATTGCGGGTCACAGGATTGCAGTGGCACATATTGCCGAGATGTATCTCAAGATGGGGCAATCTATAGAAGAAATTGCTGGCAAATACGATTTGTCTCCTGCATCAGTTCATGCAGCGATGGCTTACTATTACGAGCATCGGGAGGAAATCGATCGCCGCACTGTCGCCGGGGAGGAATTTGTAGAAGAGTTGAAGCGGAATATGCCACCTTCCCCTTTGGAAGCTAAGTTGAGGGCAATCAGAGGTAAGTAA
- a CDS encoding DEAD/DEAH box helicase, with amino-acid sequence MGRKPALKYQGGTLLLHPPPKWKRLLDFATWDDRVEQYRIPAIAYRPVVESLWAEKIDFIDEAAAFVPLELQSKLEMPPYPHQEEALLAWKQANRRGVVVLPTAAGKTYLAQLAIESTPRSTMVVVPTLDLMHQWYAHLVAAFPDAEVGLLGGGSRDKTQILIATYDSAAINAEALGNRYAAIVFDECHHLPTDFYRIIAECSIAPYRLGLSATPERSDGKHTELNYLIGPEVYRKTAAELAGAALAHHDVIQIKVHLSEKERQRYRELINLRNQFLRQSRISLGSLEGWQKFVQLSARSAVGRTAMLAHREAKEIALGTEGKIRVLADLLVQHYPDQTLIFTADNATVYRISQTFLIPAITHQTPIKERHQILQKFRSGDYKTLIASHVLNEGVDVPDARIAILLSGTGSPREYIQRLGRVLRRGSDADKQAILYEVIAADTTEESTSSRRRGKQHPQKPPLSIAPEPSEINPTAPPAPTPLYGVGKSPIKLAAEKAVEWGTSPAENPPSNGIDDDEIYSEFK; translated from the coding sequence ATGGGACGGAAGCCAGCACTTAAATATCAAGGAGGAACCCTGCTGCTGCATCCACCGCCAAAATGGAAGCGGTTGTTAGATTTTGCGACTTGGGACGATCGGGTAGAACAATATCGAATTCCAGCGATCGCCTATCGCCCGGTAGTGGAATCTCTTTGGGCAGAAAAAATCGACTTTATCGACGAGGCAGCCGCTTTTGTGCCCCTGGAGCTACAATCAAAGTTAGAAATGCCTCCCTATCCACACCAAGAGGAGGCGCTTTTGGCTTGGAAACAGGCGAACCGGCGGGGTGTGGTAGTGTTACCCACGGCAGCGGGGAAAACTTATCTGGCACAATTGGCGATCGAATCCACCCCCCGCAGTACGATGGTAGTAGTGCCCACCCTCGATTTAATGCACCAGTGGTATGCTCATTTAGTCGCAGCATTCCCCGATGCCGAGGTAGGTTTATTGGGCGGTGGTTCTCGCGATAAAACCCAGATTTTAATTGCCACTTACGACAGTGCCGCCATTAATGCCGAGGCGCTGGGAAATCGCTATGCAGCCATTGTATTTGATGAATGCCATCATTTACCCACAGACTTTTATCGCATCATCGCCGAATGTTCTATTGCGCCTTATCGCCTAGGTTTGAGCGCCACCCCAGAAAGAAGCGACGGCAAACATACAGAATTAAATTATCTCATTGGGCCGGAAGTTTATCGCAAAACCGCTGCCGAACTGGCGGGAGCTGCCCTGGCACATCACGATGTCATCCAAATTAAGGTACATTTATCAGAAAAAGAGCGGCAACGTTACCGGGAACTTATCAACTTACGCAATCAATTTTTGCGTCAATCTCGCATTTCTTTAGGCAGTCTGGAAGGTTGGCAAAAATTCGTCCAGCTATCAGCCCGATCGGCTGTGGGACGCACTGCCATGCTCGCCCATAGAGAAGCGAAAGAAATCGCCCTGGGTACAGAAGGGAAAATTCGCGTCCTCGCCGACTTACTCGTTCAACATTACCCCGATCAAACCCTAATTTTCACCGCCGACAACGCCACAGTTTACCGCATCTCCCAAACCTTCCTCATCCCCGCCATCACCCACCAAACCCCCATCAAAGAACGTCACCAAATCCTGCAAAAATTTCGCAGCGGCGACTACAAAACCCTCATCGCTTCCCACGTCCTCAATGAAGGCGTAGATGTGCCCGATGCTCGCATTGCCATCCTCCTTTCTGGCACCGGTTCCCCCCGCGAATATATCCAGCGTTTGGGGCGAGTTCTCCGCCGTGGGAGCGACGCCGACAAACAAGCCATCCTCTATGAAGTTATCGCCGCCGATACCACCGAAGAAAGCACCTCCTCCCGGCGACGCGGCAAACAACATCCCCAGAAACCACCCCTATCAATTGCACCCGAACCATCGGAAATCAACCCAACTGCTCCTCCAGCGCCAACTCCTCTTTATGGCGTGGGGAAATCTCCGATTAAACTCGCTGCCGAAAAAGCAGTAGAATGGGGAACAAGCCCAGCAGAAAATCCCCCATCTAATGGGATTGACGATGATGAGATATATAGTGAATTCAAATAA